A single genomic interval of Aureliella helgolandensis harbors:
- a CDS encoding RNA polymerase sigma factor — translation MPHQFQTTHWTQVVAARGKSPEARQALRSLCEIYYAPVEMFVQRYFAKAVVTPKDEARDLTHEFFARLLEGHSLDNADRTRGRFRSYLLGAVKHFLADYRDREQALKRGGAQRTQSLSTSPDSSKPESAESSIDVADPDGFPPDAYFDQQWALAVVQQAIDTLRAEAESDGQLARFDVLQRWLVTPSNHHTAVDAARSLNLSDGAFKVAVHRLRKRFRQVVVARITTTVDDPVEVQDELNYLINAM, via the coding sequence GTGCCTCACCAATTTCAAACAACGCACTGGACTCAGGTCGTCGCGGCTCGCGGAAAATCTCCCGAAGCCAGGCAAGCGTTGCGTTCGTTGTGCGAGATCTACTACGCACCCGTTGAAATGTTCGTGCAGCGTTACTTCGCCAAGGCGGTTGTCACACCAAAGGACGAGGCCCGCGACCTGACTCACGAGTTCTTTGCGAGACTGCTGGAAGGGCACAGCCTCGACAACGCCGACCGCACGCGAGGCCGCTTTCGAAGTTACCTGCTCGGTGCAGTCAAGCATTTTCTCGCCGACTATCGAGACCGTGAGCAAGCTCTCAAACGCGGCGGAGCTCAGCGAACTCAGTCGCTGTCCACGTCGCCCGATTCGTCGAAGCCCGAATCAGCGGAATCCTCGATCGACGTCGCCGACCCGGACGGCTTTCCACCGGATGCGTATTTCGATCAGCAATGGGCACTTGCGGTTGTGCAGCAGGCGATCGACACGCTCCGAGCCGAAGCGGAGTCAGACGGGCAGCTCGCGAGATTCGACGTGCTGCAGAGGTGGCTTGTAACTCCGTCCAATCACCACACCGCCGTCGACGCCGCCCGCTCACTCAACCTGTCAGACGGAGCCTTCAAAGTTGCCGTCCACCGTCTGCGCAAGCGATTTCGTCAGGTCGTCGTCGCGAGAATCACTACAACTGTGGACGACCCCGTGGAAGTTCAGGACGAGCTCAACTACCTGATCAACGCCATGTAG
- a CDS encoding DUF1552 domain-containing protein — translation MNFLSQSWLINRRHALRAMGTCISLPMLECMVPLRAAEASETPRRSAFVYLANGVHSLNYQITASGKDYQFSRSLKPLEKHRQVITPISGLHHPGALGHHHNCINLWLTGGKLGPSDRNTISVDQKMAEVTAQHTRISSMEVAITQESLAWTADGVKLPAMRRCSEIFASLFAEPKGGIATQRRALRRKASVLDDNLAEVRRLEHKMGAADKGRMEQYLTSVREAEIRTRRADAWLDTPLPAVSDADRQRTNRDIAETQAGDYFRTVYDLMVLAFQTDVTRVATFSLGGEGQAIAIPEIGITESRHQLSHHGGDPGYMEKLTNYDTFAIEQFSYFLTRLAETKDLNGQPLLGSTMALFGSGMSYGHSHGNANLPLVLAGGEDLGLKHGSHLDFNKEAPGFQGYSLGPDGTLTTAHYQTCSRPVNTDAHMSNLLLMMAQRMGVETNSFGDSNSLIEV, via the coding sequence ATGAACTTCCTCTCCCAGTCCTGGTTGATCAACCGCCGCCACGCCCTGCGAGCAATGGGCACCTGCATTTCCTTGCCCATGCTGGAATGCATGGTCCCACTCCGGGCTGCAGAGGCGAGTGAAACGCCGCGTCGCAGCGCCTTCGTCTACCTGGCGAACGGCGTCCATTCGCTGAACTACCAGATCACCGCGTCAGGCAAGGACTACCAGTTTTCGAGGTCGCTGAAGCCTCTGGAGAAGCACCGCCAAGTCATCACGCCCATCAGCGGTCTGCATCACCCGGGTGCTCTCGGGCATCACCACAACTGTATTAATCTTTGGCTGACCGGCGGCAAGCTCGGCCCTTCGGACCGCAATACTATCTCCGTGGACCAGAAGATGGCCGAAGTCACCGCGCAGCACACGCGAATCTCTTCGATGGAGGTCGCCATCACGCAGGAGTCACTCGCCTGGACGGCAGACGGGGTCAAGCTCCCCGCGATGCGCCGCTGCAGCGAGATCTTCGCATCGCTGTTCGCAGAACCGAAAGGTGGCATCGCAACCCAGCGGCGAGCCTTGCGCCGCAAAGCCAGCGTGCTGGATGACAACCTGGCCGAAGTGCGCCGGCTCGAGCATAAGATGGGCGCTGCGGACAAAGGACGCATGGAACAATACCTCACGTCCGTGCGTGAGGCGGAGATCCGCACGCGACGGGCCGATGCGTGGCTCGATACACCGCTGCCCGCCGTATCCGACGCTGACCGTCAGCGGACCAACCGCGACATCGCCGAAACCCAGGCGGGCGACTATTTCCGCACGGTCTATGACCTGATGGTGCTTGCCTTCCAGACGGATGTGACACGCGTGGCCACGTTCAGCCTCGGCGGCGAGGGCCAGGCCATTGCCATTCCTGAAATTGGCATTACCGAGTCACGCCATCAGCTCAGCCACCACGGCGGCGACCCGGGCTACATGGAAAAACTCACCAACTACGATACCTTCGCCATCGAGCAGTTCAGCTACTTCCTCACCCGGCTCGCCGAGACGAAGGACCTCAACGGCCAGCCGCTCCTGGGTTCGACGATGGCACTGTTCGGCAGCGGAATGTCCTACGGTCACAGCCATGGCAACGCCAACCTTCCGTTGGTCCTCGCCGGCGGCGAGGACCTCGGGCTGAAGCACGGCAGTCACCTCGACTTCAATAAAGAGGCCCCCGGCTTCCAAGGCTACTCGCTCGGACCGGACGGTACCCTCACCACCGCGCATTACCAGACGTGCAGCCGCCCGGTGAACACGGACGCCCACATGAGCAATCTGCTGCTCATGATGGCCCAACGCATGGGAGTGGAAACGAATTCGTTCGGCGACAGCAACAGCTTGATCGAGGTATAA